Within the Iodidimonas sp. SYSU 1G8 genome, the region GCTTGGAAAGCCGCGCGGGGTCGCCTATCTAGGACATGGGGAAAATTACACAGGATGTCACGATGACCGCCATTTTCAGCGGCGATCGGACCCGCTCGCACGAAGACCTGATGCAACGGGCACTGCGGGCCGGAACGGGATTTCAGGCCATGGGCGTCGGCCCGGACAGCGGCGTCGCCGTCATGCTCCGAAACGACTTCACTTTTTTCGAGGCGAGCCGGGGCGCGACCTTCGCCGGCGCCTATGCGGTGCCGATCAACTGGCACTTCAAGGGCGACGAGGTGCGCTACATTCTCGAGGACTCCCAGGCGCGCGCGCTGGTCGTCCACGCCGACCTGCTGCCTCAGGTTGAAGGCTTCGTGCCTGACGGGGTCGAGACCATCGTCGTCGCGACGCCAGAGGAAGTCGCGGCGGCCTATGGCGTCACACCGGACCGGGCGCTCGTCCCGGCTGGCATGACCTGCTGGGAGCAATGGCTCTCGGGCCTCGAGCCGCACGCCGCGCCGTCATCCGCCTCGCGCGGCGCCATGTTTTATACGTCCGGGACGACCGGACGCCCCAAGGGCGTCAAGCGCGGCGTCGTCGATATCCAGCAGGTCATGGGCCTGATGATCCGGACCGCGTCGGAAGCCTGGGGCTTTTCGGGGCCGCACCACCGCATTCTGGTCACGGGCCCGATGTATCACTCCGCGCCTTCCGGCTACGCCAGCGCGGCGGCCGGCATGGGTGCCTACACCGTGCTTCAGCCCCGGTTCGATGCCGAGGATTTCCTGCGGCAGGTCGAGCGCCACAGGATCACCCACGCGGTCATGGTCCCAACCATGTTCGTGCGTCTGCTGGCGCTGCCGGACGACGTGAAGAAACGCTACGACATCTCGTCGCTGGAATGGATCACCCATGGCGCGGCGCCGTGCGCGCCGGACGTCAAGCGCCAGATGATCGAGTGGTTCGGCCCGGTCATCAACGAGTACTTCGGCGGCACCGAGATCGGCCTGATCACCACGGCGAACAGCGACGACGCGCTCCGCAAGCCCGGAACCGTCGGCAAGGCCATCACCGGCGCCAAGATCCGCATCTTCGACGAGGATGGC harbors:
- a CDS encoding acyl-CoA synthetase; its protein translation is MTAIFSGDRTRSHEDLMQRALRAGTGFQAMGVGPDSGVAVMLRNDFTFFEASRGATFAGAYAVPINWHFKGDEVRYILEDSQARALVVHADLLPQVEGFVPDGVETIVVATPEEVAAAYGVTPDRALVPAGMTCWEQWLSGLEPHAAPSSASRGAMFYTSGTTGRPKGVKRGVVDIQQVMGLMIRTASEAWGFSGPHHRILVTGPMYHSAPSGYASAAAGMGAYTVLQPRFDAEDFLRQVERHRITHAVMVPTMFVRLLALPDDVKKRYDISSLEWITHGAAPCAPDVKRQMIEWFGPVINEYFGGTEIGLITTANSDDALRKPGTVGKAITGAKIRIFDEDGKALGPGEIGEVYVWMEGMPDFTYHGLDAKREEIGRDNLVCIGDIGYLDEDGYLFLCDRKIEMVISGGVNIYPAEIEATLIGMPGVRDCAVFGIPDPEFGEALCAYVEPEDGASLDIGTIKAFLRERLAGYKVPRVVEFASELPREDSGKIFKRKLKEPYWAGMDRRI